From Solanum lycopersicum chromosome 4, SLM_r2.1:
GTGAAACATCATCGCAGAAACATAATTTCTCTGCTCTTTATACTAAGAGATTCAAAACACGATGAATTTTCTCCTGCTCAACTAGATCAAATAATTTATGCAAACAAGGTAGTGTGTCCGAATATTATATGAAGTACTCTTTCTAACAAGTTGTTCAACATATATTGTTCtgataaaaacaaagaaaatttcgGACTTGCTACTTGCTAAAATAATCACGAAAATGGTATGaaaattttctccttttttaatCTTGACGTGTATATGACATTATAAAGGAGAAGATTACGTCCACTTTTTCCACACTTCCCAAGCCAATGCATAGGAGCATACCTAGGCAAAGGAGTGGACAGACGCTTCACATCTAATAGCTTGTAACATCCAAATACATAACAATGTAAAAACCACTATTCAAAGctattaaaaaatatgtcacaATTGCACAAATTGAATACAAAAACTACTCAAATGGTCAGTTATGTTTTAAAAGCTAATGTCAGAattgtaagaaaataattatcctaTTAAAGACTCATTAACAAGATATTAAGAGAATAAATCTATACACGAACTTGAACACTTCCTTTCCAAGGATAGGAGTATCGCAGCGTACACACTATCCTCCCCAAACCCCACTCATAGGATTAAACTGTGTataatattgttgttatttgttcgagatatcaaaatcaattttcCAAATTATATAATCCAGATTCTTCATCATCCGATCAATTAGATTAGAGTAACAAGAGATTAACAAATTGCAGCACCTAAAATCATCCCCTTTAGCTCGTAGACACAGAGATCTGACTAAATTATCAGTCTACACAACAAAAAACTTCAAGAACTCCAGATATCCAATTAAAAACTCCAAAACTTAGTTAAAACCCTTTGGTGTATCCCCAAACAaatatatagaagaaaaaaaacccaATTGAAACcctaaattataaaattttcagcTGGTTGAAAAGAATTCTACAGATAAAGGAACTGGGTatgaagaaagaagataaaTTTAAGTGGAAACAACAAAAACCTGGATATTCATAGCCTTCTTGTTAGCCTCAAGCTGGCTTCCTGTACATACACCATAATTAGCTAAAACTCCAATCTTTCTTcgaaaaaaaaatccaaaattataaacaaacttAGATATCCCTACCCTTTTGGCCTTTCATCTTTTCCATATTCTTCTCACGAGCCATCTTTGCCTTCTGTCCATTGCCTCCACCCATGGCTTAGTTTGTTCTTCGATATTTCCTGTACAAATTGGAGGAAAAAATTGGGTTTTTTAAGGAAGTGGCTTTGAGAGAAACcctttacatatatatatatacattccaTTCGTCCGTTATTATTTGTCATAAATTctataaattctatttttagagtcaaacttaaaaaattttgactaacaatttaaaatatattttttatcatattaatatgtaaaaaattgtaattttataatatttttttataattttagaatatctattttttatatcaaattaatgtgatttaatttaattttaaaaattaattaaattaatttttaaaaagtacaataatattgttttgaaaattaattaaattaatttttaaaaaatacaacataacaaataatacGGAACGAAgaaagtataatatatatagagcAAAAAGTGAGAAATTAGGGTAGTTGGGTGgtgaaattaatgaaattttgtgGGTTGGGAGGAGAAAAAGGGGGAAAAGGACATGCATCGGAAAGCTACATGAAACTACAATTCTTTGTTCCTACGCGTTACTTTTTATTCGGAGTCGCATTAATTTAGCGTaaagatagaaataaaatttatatatatattttttatttatcgttgcagttcacattaaaatttaataatatatactcaatatatattactactatattagatatatattattattattgttataatataaatatttgatttcatTGAATCATATGTATGTgttgttaatttaaatatttagaggttttaaatttgaatatagTAGAAAAAAATGTTTGACTAATGtgttgtttttcaatttattgtttttataaagtaagaatttaaattaaatttaatcgaGAAAACTAAGAAAAAGACTAATTTTTGTATACATGTCTTTTCATGTATTGCCATCATTAAAATTCTAACTTATCTTCTTGTAAGAAAAATGTACTCGGGTCTAAACTCCCTTTGAtattaattgatattaattatggatttatttgataaattggacttattttaaaatatatttgatagagTAGTTTAAACTGATAATTTACTcatcttttcagatttattATAACGTTGTGATTAATGAAGTATTAATTGTAAGCCGTTAAGATTGATAGAGagtaatcaaaataaatacttttagttataaatataaaaactttatcTCTTCTTTATAATGGTGGCGTAAAACCTTAATTAAAACACAAGTAAAGAgtattttatatgatgatatttgATTATTATACGCAATTTAGTATAATTGATCGTTgtagtattatatattttgaatctaTGCTTGCACGTATTTTACTTTAGCTTTTAACTCAAAATATGTCACAAAAGTTGATTTTGAACTTATAAAGGGAgattaatcaaataataagCACTCGatgtttgatatttaaaataaattttgattagtTTAGCTTTACATTGTTGGTAGagtatattatataatacaaaatagAGTGTATTAATAATGCTTACTTTAACAATTCATAGTTATGCTTGCATTAATTATACATAGAttatatttatgcatttttgGTTTGATGCACTATAACTAGAATGCATTgcattagaaaaattatttacaaagaCACTCTTCACTATTATGGTGACAAAGATATAAAAAAGGTATTGAGGGGCAATTAAGTCTTTAATTgagttaatgcatgcattaaggggtcgtttggtacaaaaattaataatgcaGGGATTAATAATATAGGAATTAGTAATGCAAAGATTAGTAGTCAtggattagtaatgcagggtttatttttatcaagtgatTTTTTCCCACTTCATCTTGTGTTTGAATTATAACTCTATAAAAAGGTTCTTTTCAATTATACCCTTCAATTATTATGTAATTGGGTCAAGATAGATAATTGTcggacaatattattttttaactagcTGTGAGAAGAACAATTTAGTTGTGGTTTTAATATgtatgtaaattttttaaattgcttaaaatacaaataattaaaaaaacaagcaaacatatatatatatatatatatatatatatatatatatataaacttcatATACAGATATACAACTCACATTTCAAATTtgtattgaatttattattaaaaacaacTTTCTCTAAATAattgtaagctaatttatttaaataaatttattagtacaggtataaattacaaaatcaagaaaataaacaaaagaattaaaatgatttgagggatatttttatctttacatAGGCTTATCTCATGGTATTATATcctatgtattactaatacctccaAGAagaaggtattagtaatacatgtTATAATATCAGAGTTAATACCTcatatggtcactcaactatgcactcttctctcagaaagtcactcaactttcaattttcaatcaaaagtcactcaactatgcacttctttcttagaaagtcactcaactttgaattttaactcaaaagtcactcaactatccactctgagaaagaagtgcatagttgaatgacttttgaatgaaaattgaaagttgagtgactttctgagaaaagagtgcatagttgagtgacaatctgaggtattaactctATAATATCATGTAGGATGTATAACTAattcatgtattagttatacataggcCCAAATTCTTACCAAATATGGTACTAAATAACACCTTACATAATCCATGGACTAATTCTTCTAATGCAGCCTACCAATCGACCATTAAAAACATTGAATTGCTAATATCTATATAAGACTGGACAATCTAAGGAAGTTGGAGTTGGACATCAAGTTAAGAGCTGGTGAAAGCTTAGTCTTCTTCACTTTTTTTACCAAGGCATGTCCTTTGCTGTCTAGATTCACAGCCCAGGTAAATATATCATCTTTGCTCGCAattcatatcatttatattcTACGCGGCCGCTGGCAATGATGTCCTGAGCCCTTCTCTTTAAGGAGCTATATTAGTACTCCTTTAATACATGGACTCTTCTCTATATTATTTATGGCAGTTTTCCAGCAGCATAATACATGAATACACACTTCAATTTTGAGTTAGCACATTCAGACATCTTAACTCGTCAACACTCCAACTTACAAAGTGATTATTTGGAAACCTCCAAAATTTATTTGTTACATTACCATCTGGTGTCTACGGGACACAATGGAGATGAGTTGGAGTGATTAGTTGTGGTTATCAGTTCAGACAAAGTTGAGGTGTTCACTTTGTCAGCTGAGTTTGAGTTTGAGTGTGTGTCCAGCATTATGCGTTGTTGAACTATTTGGTTTCTCACtcattgttttttcttctttctttctattGAGGCAGATAGGATACACGTTTGTCTCAAATGAGGTAATGTAACCTGTTTCTGCTACTTGTGCAGAGGTTTAAAGTCCTCATATTTGGTCCTAAATTGGAGGTTATTTTGCAGACTATCGCTACTCAGTGTCATCATGAAAGTTCAGCTCGATTGTGTACTCGTTTCGTCCACAAACATCTCAAAGAGGTGAAGTTGATTGGTTTTACAGGAGGTAGAAGTGATTATAAACTTGCGTTGCATTTGCTTGAAATTGGAAGATGCTCTCTTAACAAAATCATTCTTCAGCCTACCTTTTACTACTACAAGGGTAAGAGTTTGGCATTATTCCATAAGCAGAGCAAGCGGCTTGAAAGGAAGTTGCCACCAGGGGTTAACCTCATTTTAATTCCATCATCATCTTGACTTACTTTTTTTCTagaatttatttaattcttgCTGTATATCTCTGTTTATTTACTATGCAATTCAGATAAAAGAATCTCCGTTTGTTGTAATTTATTGGAGTTTTTGACCAAAAACATTCTTTAACTATACCAAAACTTAAACTACATTCTTAAAATATCATTTCTAGCAGAAAACATCCTTTAActatatctaaaatttaaactacatccttaaagtatcatttttaacaaaaaacatCCTTTAAGTATTTATAAATGAACAACTTTCATCCTTTTgttagatattgtcaaaaaaattaatggatTTTACGAAAACATGAATAATTAACGTGATTATCAACAAAAGTCATTCTGCATAATTTCATTACTTGCTACAATAAGTTcttggaaaatataaaaaatcttaGACATTGTTGTTTATAGAAACTAAAAATGATTGAAAGATGTGCTCATACATAATTTGCCTTTTTCGTAATCGAATGAAGTTggagattaattatttttatttttttcttaaccaAATAATTCAATAGATTTTTAGGTCAATCTAATATTGAAGTgatcaaaatattgattatgttttgtatttgaGTTTTATTCTACATTATTAGAAGCGGAAGTCTCCAACAAATGTCGCTTTTAACATATTCAATTGAgaaagaaacatatttaaactaataatatttttaattaaaattacatgaaaaatgaatttaaaaaacgGTCAAATTAAAAGTTTGCATAATTCTTAACTCAATTACGAAAAAGTTTACGATAATATTCTTTGCAtatttaagaataataattaggaAGGGACGACATAATTTTTGTGGGATATATCGGATAGTTCTACTAGATATTCAAGTAGAAGGATGAAAATTGCtctctttaaaatatttgaagaatgtTTTATGGTAAGATTGATActttaagtatatattttaagtttagaGTATAGTTAAAGGATGTTTTCTGCTATAAATGATACTTTAACGATGTAGTTTAAATATGTGGTATAATTAAATGATGTTTTTGACGAAAAACTCTAATTTATTGATGACTAAAGGATTTCAGGCTATTTGGGGTATAGCAGTGATGTTTTGTAAAAATCAACGTCTAACCCCTTGGCAAAAATATAATGAAGGGTAAAAAATATTACTCCTAacttctattaaaaataaagttgtttTGACAAACTAGTGCTCCATTAAATAATGTATCAAGCACACCAATATCAACAATTTGGGCATCAATTACGTTTTATCCTGAAAAGTGAAAAAGGTTTTCAAATTACAATAATCTTGAAAATTTTCAGGACTCATGGATGTATTGTATATGAGTTGTGtatatctggaaaaaaaaaagggatgttaaagagagaaaggaaaaaaagggaTTTTGTATTAATTCAAATAGTAGAGACTTTTAgaaattatgttttttcaaGTTGTATAATTACGTAATTTTCCTACtcatgtaatataatttattgattatatataaAACTCACTTCTCTAAAATTTACTAGATTTCGCCCAGGCCCGTGGTGACATAGTTGATTTTAGTGTCGCCCTTTTCACCACAACAATACAACCCAATCAATTTAACTATATGGGTCGAACATGACATTATCATATACATGTACGTAAACAGAAGCTCATATACCTTTAAATAGTATTGATCATTTTGTTTCAAATAGGCTACGTATCACAAATACATGATTGGACAAGTAATAATACTACAAATACATGGTTTAATAAATAGCATGAACTcattagttgtttatttatgtataaatatactAGCTAGTGTACAGAAGCAAACCATCAATGCAAAATATCAGAAATAACATCTAAATCTTCATTGCAATTCCTCTTATTTACTTCATCTCTTCAAACAGTTTTCATGGTAAATTTCAGTTCTATCAGAGCATTAAGGAGTAAATCGAGAGATTTCTCTGAGTTGTTTGTGTAATTGCTTGATTTTGCTCCAAATCCATTGTCACGATTAATGTTGATGGAGTTGCCATTGATACTCAAATTCGAGCTCCTGTCTTCGATCTAAGGATGCATTTGGAATTGACTATCATCACCCTCTGTTTTTGCACGCTATCTGATGCTCCCAGTTTGATGTCTATTGGCATGCCTGTAATGGCGTGAAGCTATGCATCACTTGAAATAGTTGGGCTTTGTGGATGGATCTATTACACGTGATAAGGACTATGAGTTGCTTTGGGATCGTTGTAATGTTGTAGTCAAATCGTGGATCATGCACAATGTCAGCCGTGATCTGATTAGTGAGATTTGGGACGATTTACGAGAGACAAGGTTACAACATCTCCATTACACAGGTCGATTTTTACTCTCTCAGAATCTGGATACTGAAGGACCTATGGGATGAATATGACTCATTAATGCCTCCTCTGTGTTGTAATTGTGTTAAATGTAAAGACTATGCTGCCTGCACATCTTCAATACTAAAGGAGGCTCTTATGGGACTTAATGATGGCTAGGAGCCAGATTTTGATGTTAATCAAGCCTATGCTATTTGGTGCTGCAGGATGAAACTAATGGTGGAATGGATCCTACTGCCTTATTCACAACTAGGGTTCAGGTTTTAAGCCTAAGAAATCTGGtttaaaatgtgaattttgCAATGATATCTCTATACCGTTAATATGATTACAAGTACTGTTGATTAAGCTATTTACGAAGGAGCAACTTATTAGACAACCCTCAGCAAATCGTAAAatgcgagagtagtactagtgTAAGTCTAAAGTGTCAATCGGAATTTTTAACTTCATTCCACTAATAATAATCAAACTAATTCCATTAGCAGgtaattatgttataaaaagTTGTGTTTCTTCACTGATTAGAGAAATTCAAAGCGAAGCCTTATTTGTACGATAACAATGAAAAAAAGTAGTAGTACAAAATTGTAAAGAGGAGTATAACAAAAAGAGCTACTTACGTAGAGACAAGAACACCACAAGTCAAATTTCCAACAAATTGAAAACAGAGATATAGCAAAGCAAATGTCAAACAACTCTAATAACAAAAATGAGTATTATTAGTGGTTTTATACATGTGAAACTCTGCACGAGAATATGAGTATTATTAGTGGTTGTATACCTGTGGAACTTTACAAGAGATTATACTTGTGGATGGCAAGCAAGTGAATTCAGAAACAAAACTATGTAGCCAGATAGAACTACAATGATTCACCCATCAGTTTTCACTCTTTTAGACGTAGACTTGTCTGTAGAATCTTCACTTCTCTCTCTTTTAGATGTCGACTGGTCTGTTGAATACAAATGGTGATGATTCcttcaacaaatataaaattgaaaaggtGATTTCGGTAATTGCTTAAACTTACTCTGACTGGACCAACAAGAAGTGACTTATTAACGAGTTGAACAGCAATGTAGACATTCTCCTTCtgtaatttcaatttttctccCAACTAAACagagaaaaacaagaaagaaaattaacCAGAATTCATCAAACAGAGCGCCTAACCAAACAAATTAGTTACCTGGAAAACATGTTCAACCATCATCCTGGGATCAGAAATAATGCGGTCTTTTACATGATCTTCCATCTCATTACGAAGCTTCATTTCGAAGAAATTGTCTTCGTCCAATTGTGAAATTTCAGGATGGACAGCATAGGCCGGATGATTCAAAATTGGTAGCGCTTCGAAAACCCCATCTTCATCTTCAAGAACTATTTCATGTTTACCAACAGCATCATCTATAACTTCTTCACACGAGAGGTCAATATCAGTGAAAGAACCTTTTCTTTATCTTCAAGAACATTTTCATGTTCACCAGCAGCAGCATCTTTAACCTTTTTACACGAGAGGTCAATAGGATCTATCGGTGCAACAAACCTATCTTTATCTTCAAGGACTTCACCACCAGCAGTAGCATCCGTGACTTCTTTAGACGAGAGGTCAATAGGAGAATCTATCGGTTCAAAAGACTCATCGCAGTAGAGATTTGGAGACTCCATGAATCTggacaagaagaagaaaacgaAGAGAAATTGTGTTGAACTTGTGAAGTGGAAAATTGATTGATCTAATTACAATGAAGCCTCATGCTATCTTATATAGCATTCTAACTCGATGTATGAAAGGTAACTAACTACACATTAATTGAGATAACTAACTAGCAAAGTAACAAATAACTACACTAAGctaattaactaaaaaatgGAAAGTTACTGTGCAACAGTTTTAACTAACTTGAACCTAATTAATTTTAGGATAGTAAAGCTAATAGAATTACATGATTTTCAACATTTCCCCTCAAGCTGAAGGGTGCAAAATGTTGAGCACACCAAGCTTGCCCGAAAGATATAAATGTTGAGCTCGACTCAACCCCTTTGTTAGCAGATCTGCCAGTTGTTGTTGATTATGAACATGGACTGTGTCAATAACTCGTGCTTTTCTTTTGGGATTTCGTTATGTACCCTCGGAAAAAATTTACAGTTTATTTTGTGCAATTATAATGTATGAATTTGGATTTTCTGTTAATTTTTCATATCtccatttcttttataaaacatcttcttctttttgtctgtTTCTTTAATTAATTCACCAAAAAGAGACCCTCAAAAAATTGTTTCTGAGTATTCatgttatttttcttcaataatGAATTTGTTATTAGAGTTCTTACAAAGTATGAAGGTTTAATTTGCctaaatattatgaaaagaaaaaagagtaaacACATTTTATGAATAGATATGCATGCTAAAATGAAATCTCTGACTCCAACTTTTACCAACAATTATTCGGACAAGTCTAAATTCTTATTCAAAAGTGAAATTGTAAcgttattaatattatcttaTACAAATTTAGTCATCCATTCATGTGATTACATTGTTTAAAAGATTTTAACATGAACGATATTAAAGAATCTTCTGAGGGCCTTTTTTTATGAGATTTTTTGTGTGGAAATAGATAAAGAAAGCGAAAAGAGGTGTAATggatttttccttaattttatttatttatgcattttatgcttcaatacatacaaaccttaatttgagtgatttttctttaattttatttatttatgcatttGATTGAGTgattttgaaagataaaaaCCTTAAGTTTGAGTGATTTTTCTGatacaaaacaaagtttaaTGATTTTGCTATATCAATTCTAATAGCTGAGTAACTTTTTAGGATATTAACTCTCAAATATTATCACGTAAAATATTCCTTAATTGTTGTTTGTAGAGTTCTCACGTATATTTAAAGAATCAaggattgtattgatgatttaatgATTGAGTTACATGCTCTTTATATAGGAGAAAAGTCTTATACTAGCTACACAAGGAATTATAGAAGAGTCCTATACTAGCTACACTAGGAATTATAGAAGAGTCCTATACTAGCTATACTAGGAATCCTAATACAACACAAGTATATTATTTACACCTTATCCTAGTCAACTATATCAGCTTTAGTCGTACCAAGTATAGACTTGTACATAAATTAGGATTTAGTAATCTAGTCTATAGTTTAACTCAAACTCTAACTCATTAGACAGCTTCATCGAACCTGTTCCACCGAACCTGTTACTTTGACACGTTCCATCAGCTCCTTTCAACACTTCCCCTCAAGCTAGTGAGTGGAGTGACTATAACTCCTAGCTTGTGGTGAAACTCAGCAAAAACCTGTTTGGTTAATGCTTTTGTATGAATATCTACTAGTTGATCCTTAGACCTCACAAACTGAGTAACAAGTTGTCTTCTGGCCACCTTCTCACGAACAAAATGATAGTCCATTTCAACGTGTTTAGTTCTATCATGCATAACTGGATTAACTGTAATGTATAAGCACTCATGTTGTCACAACAATGTAGGTACAGATCGAAGAAATACCCCAAGGTCATGAAGTAGATTTATGATCCATGTCATCTCTGAGGCAATAAAGACAAGTGCtctatactcagcttcagcaCTTGAGCGAGCAACTGTGGACTGTTTCTTGGTGGTCCAAGAAATACAATTTGCACCTAGGTAGATGCTATAGCATGTAGTTGATCTCTTAGTTGTGATACAACCTCCCCAATCAGCATCTAAGTATCCATACAACCTATATGGTGATTGTGAAATAAGTCTAAGTCCAAAGTGCAAAGTGTCTTTGATGTACCTGAGAATCCTTTTTACACCTTGAAGATGTCCATTATTCGAATTTCGCATAAATTGGCTTGCTAGATTCACATCATGAGTAATATCCGGTCTTGTGAGAGTCAAGTATTGAAGGCTCCCTACtatcattatataaaacaatgcTTCAACCAGGCTTCCTACAGCTTCATGTAGGCCATCATTTGGAGCCAAAGGAAGGGCTACAGCTTTTGCAAAAGTCATTTCAGTCTGGTCTAGCAGCCCTGCAGCATACTTACTCTTGCTTAAGTGGATACCCCATCAAAATACTTAACCTCAATTCTAAGAAAGAAGTGTAAAGGGCCAAGATCTTTTATTGcaaatttttttccaagttGTCGA
This genomic window contains:
- the LOC109120083 gene encoding secreted RxLR effector protein 161-like — translated: MTFAKAVALPLAPNDGLHEAVGSLVEALFYIMIVGSLQYLTLTRPDITHDVNLASQFMRNSNNGHLQGVKRILRYIKDTLHFGLRLISQSPYRLYGYLDADWGGCITTKRSTTCYSIYLGANCISWTTKKQSTVARSSAEAEYRALVFIASEMTWIINLLHDLGVFLRSVPTLL
- the LOC101255586 gene encoding uncharacterized protein, whose product is MVALDNLRKLELDIKLRAGESLVFFTFFTKACPLLSRFTAQIGYTFVSNETIATQCHHESSARLCTRFVHKHLKEVKLIGFTGGRSDYKLALHLLEIGRCSLNKIILQPTFYYYKGKSLALFHKQSKRLERKLPPGVNLILIPSSS